In Lacinutrix sp. Bg11-31, the DNA window GTGTTATTGTATCTTCTTACGGTAATAAATACGCTATATTTATTGCTGCACTTCTTATTTTGTGCTGTATTCCGATTATTCTAAAAATTTGGAGATTGAGAATCCGAAAAATGACAACTTATGTTAGAAAACAACGTAAAGATAACGAGTCTACTGTACAGGATTCTTCTTTCAAACTTATATTAAAATCTAAGCATTTAACTTACTTAGCTTTAATAACAGGTATTAGTGTTATTGTAGCAAAATTGGTAGATTTTCAATTTAGTGATTTTGCAAATAAAGCCATTACAGATTCCGATGAATTGGCTTCTTTTTTTGGCTTTTGGTTCTCTACTTTTAATGTAATAGCCTTAGTACTTCAGTTATTTATTACAAACCGCTTTTTAAGCCGTTTGGGAGTTTCATCTACATTATTAATTTTACCTTTAGGTATTGCCTTGGGTAGTTTATTGTTTTTAACTTTTCCAGAACTTTGGGTTTTAGTTATTATAAAAGGTATCGATGGTAGTTTTAAGCAATCGCTAAATAAAGCAGCTGTAGAGTTATCCATAATGCCAATTCCAAACAATATTAAAAATCAAGCAAAATCATTTATTGACGTTGCAGTAGATAGTGTTGCTACTGGTGTTGCTGGTTTTTTACTTATTTTTTTAATAAAGAAATTAGATTTAAGCACTTCCTATATTACAATTATAATTCTCTTTTTTGTCTTTATATGGATTCTTTTAATTTACAGATTGCGAGAAGCTTATTTTGATTCCTTTAGAACTAATATTCAAAAAACATTAGTTGTTGAAGCTAAAGCAAAGAAGAGAGAAAAATACGAAACAACCTTAGTTGCTGCTAGACGTATTTTAAATTCTGGAGCTGAAAAAGAAATATTAAGTCTTTTGGAGCAATTAAATCCCTATAGACTAATACCATTAAAGGATAGCATTATAAGTTTATTAGAGCATCCAGCGGATGCCGTTAAAACGGAAGCAATAAAACAATTATTTCAATACGATAAAGGAACAGCTATTAATAAAGTAGAGGCACTAGTTACAAAGCAAAACGACGATTTAGTTTACACTGCTTTAAATTACATTATACATCATTCTAATATAAATACTAATGAGTTTTTTAATAAGTATTTAAATCATGAAACCGATTATATTTCTAATGCAGCCTTGCTATGTCTTGCAAAAGAAGGTGTAAACAATAGTAAGTTATCTCTTAAATACAATTTGCATTCAAGAATTGCAGAACATGTTAGAACTTTAAATACACCTGAAGGATTTAGTAGAAAAGAAGCTGTAGCAAAGTTATTAGTAACTATTGCATATTCTGGAATTGAGAAGTTTTATCCTTTTATAATTGTACATTTAAATAATAGAGATCAATATATAGTGAAACATGCTATTAAAGCAGCAGGAATAACAGCTAATGAGCGTTTTGTTGATGAATTGTTGAATTATTTATCCATTAAAGAATATAGGAAAAACGCAGTTAAAGCATTAAAAAATTATGGTACAGGAATAACTAAAACAATTTTAGATTTAGACAAGTCTGAAAACTTAGCAGATAATATCAAGCAACAATTACCAAAAGTAATAAGTGCTTTTAACTCTCAAAATTCTGTAAAGATTTTATTAAGATTGTTAAAGAGTAATGATGTTGTTATAAGGCTTGAATCTTCAAAAGCTTTATTAAAATTAAGACAGAAAAATCAAGCGCTTTTTTATAATAAACGCATTTTTAAGAATGTAATATTAAGAGAAAGCAGGTACTATAAAAACACTATAGATGCTATCGCATCAATCCAAAACACTATTAATCATGCCCTTTTAGAACCTGGAAACGATAATGTTACTGAGGTTTTTATTGCAAGGCAAAGTCTAATAGACGTTTTAGACGATCAATTAGAAACAAGCTTAACGTGTATTTTTAAGCTGCTAAGTTTGGTTTACGATGAAGCAGATATTGGAGTTACTTATTCTGGTCTTTTTAGTGAAGTTAAAGAAGCAAGAGTTAATGCCTTAGAGTTCTTAGACAACCTGTTAAACTCCCAATTAAAGTCTAGAGTATTTCCATTAATAGAACATACTGTTATTGAGGAAGATCATTTTGATTCTATAATATTAAAAATTAATATTATTCCTGAAAAAGCATATTTATCGATGTTAATTAAAAGAAGAGGTAAACGCGTTAAACTTGAGGTGTTACATCTTATTAAAGTACTTGATAATAAAAAATACGTCCCAATTGTAATGCCTTTAAAGAAGCATCGTAATAAGGACGTGAAATTCTTTGTTTACGCTACTATTGATAGCTTAACAGATGTTAGACGTTAATTATAATACTCATACCTTTAATAAAAAATGAATTGGATTTTAAAAGCAAAACACTGGCAAATTTTTCTATTATTATTTCCTTTTATAATATTGACTTCGATTGATTTTCAAGGCGATTTAGGGAATTTATATTGGATTAATTTAATCGGGTTTAGTGCCATATTAATTTGGTTATTTCTTCTGACAAAGGAACTGATTAAAATGGTTCCGAAACAATACGGATTAAAAATTAATCTTTATTATATAAATGCGATTCTATTTTCCGTTGTTTACTTTTCTGCTATGTATTTGAATGATGGAAACGATGTTAATTTTAGCGGAATTTATGCTCTATTCGGATTTTATCTATTTTATGCTTTTCTGCAATCATTCGGATTCGCAGGTAGAATTATAAAATCAATGGAATTAAATCGGAAATCAAAAAAACGTGAAAGCATTGGATATTTCTTTCTCTTTGTGTTTTTACCAATCGGAATTTGGTTTTTGCAACCAAAAATAAACAAACTGAATAAAAGTATAGCGGAAGAAAAAATAACTACTGCCGACAACGTGTATAATTAATTGGTTTTAGACTGCTTACGAAAATCCATGCAGATTTTCTATCCAGTATTTATTTGATAACTTAGTTGCTTAACCACGCAACTAACCATACACAAACATGTTAGACGTTAGTTTCCGCCAGTATCATCTTTGTCTTTAAAGTTCTCATCTAATTTAGCATCGGAGTTTTCGTTGTTTTTTTCAATTAAATCGTCAATCTTGCTTGCTAAATACATGTGTGCTCCAGCTGAATTCTTGTTTAATACGTTAGACATTAAACAAACAATGTATTTAGAGCCGTTGTTAGGATGCTCTACAATAATAACAGAGTTCATATAATTAAATACATTTCCAGCATAATCCTTACAATTAGGATCTTTCTTTCTATCGCATTTGTAATAACTACCAGACTTAAAATATACAGCAGCACTATCTAGTCTATTAGATTTTGCATAACGAATACGTCTATCTGTAGAGTAGAGTAGTCGTTTCATTTCAAGACTTGTATTTGTATCTACAATTTTACCTTGTTCTAGTTTTATAAACCATTTCATTAAACCTTTAGGCGTACCAATACTACCACCTTTTCTACCAACATACTTATCTGCTGTACGTGTAAACATACCACCAAGTCTCCAATCGTCTTCAGTTATTCCTAAAGTTCTTAAAGGTTCGTTTACAACCATATTTGCTAAGTTAGTTAAGCTATCTCTTGGTGTGTCTTTAAAATAGTTTTCGCCTTGTTCTTCAGTTAAATTAACATAATCTGAACCAAAGGCAGCCATTAACATTGCCTCTCTGTACATAACACTTGCAGCACCATTATTACTCACAGAAACCATATGGTCTAACCATTCGAATAACGAAAATTTATCGCTAGCAACAACTTGTCTTTTTGTTAGTTTATCTTTTTCAATATCATAAATTGGCACAGTATGGTGATCTCCAGTTCCCCAATAACGAGAAGACACTTTAATATCTTTTAGGTACATAATACGCTGATCGAAATCGGTACAAACCTTAGCCATTTGCGTAAATACAGCATTTAAAACAGCTATTTTACCAACACTTCCTGGTTGATAACCTACATTTTCTCTATAAGCTGCATATTTTAAATCGTTAGCATTCGTCATGTCCATAACTGCTAAAGAATAAGCACCACTTGGTACCAAGCGTTTTATGCGTTCTGCAAATTCCTTATTCTCTACAAATAATTCTTTAATGCTATCTTCGGTTCTAGACGTTAAATTAAGTTTAATATCTGCTAACTTTTTATAGGCACCAAACGGAATACGGTTATAAGGCACACTGTCTATTTGCATTTTATGTATTTGGTACAAACGTTTAATTCCAGTACGCTCGTAACCATCTATTGGATATGATATAAAACCAAAAGAAAGTAGAATACAAAGACCAATTGATACGTAGAATATTTTTTTCATAATATTTTTTATAGTTTTTCTGAAAGACTAATTAATGTAACGCCTTCAATTTTTGGTGAGATAGAAGAGAGGTATTCCGAACTTTTCGCTTGCTTATTTTCCACAAACGGACGAATTTGAAACAACCACAATTTATCATCCTTGAAACCAAATTCTACATCGTAAGCTTGATTTGGAGTATCGGCATGTTGCACCATTTTTTTTCTAATTTCGGTTGCCAATGTTCTAATGTCACTAATATTACGAGCATTCAAAATTGGAGACTCAAAAGTTGTCGTATATTTTTTAGTACCTCCATAATCTGGAAGTCTTATGTAATCGTTTTGTCTTGCAGGCGCTAATAATTCATCTGTTTTAGATGAGATTAAACGTGTCTCTGCACTTTGTCCATCTACAGCACCACCAGCACCACGGCTAAAAGCAACAGTTAAATCGTTATCATTTCCAGAGTTTATACCTTTAGTAATCATAACACCAGAATAATCAACATCTACACTTGGTATTATTAAAATAGAAGGAAATACATTTTCAGGATTACTTAAATATTTTTGACGCCATTTAAAGCTACGTTCTGTGTAGGCACTTGCCCAAACACGTTTTATGCCTTTTACAATGGCATCTTCATCTTTAATATTAAACAACGTTAAATTTAAACCAGCGCCAGTAAACTCTTTCAAGTCTTCCATATTGGTATCACTACGTAAAAACACAGGAACATTACCAATTGTATTCCCAAAAGCCGATTTAAAATTAACTTTCATATCGGTAACAAAACTAACTTCTAAAGGCATGTTTATAATAGCATCATGCAACTTTTTTAAGTTTTTAAGCTGAAATTCTTCAACTGATGCTTCGTCAGTTTTATTATTACGCATATCGTTAGCAACCGTAAACGTAGCGTTTAGGTATTCCCAATACGTTTTGTTTTGGTTTGGCATTTGGGTATTCATGTGCGATCTAAAAATTCCGAAAGGAATAATAATACCTTCCACAACTTGTTCAGGAAACAATTGCTTTAACTCACCTAAATTCGCAGCTTTTGGTCCGCATAGTTTACCAGAGTCTTTAGCATCAACATCACGCATATTAAGCACTTTTGATACATCTAAACGAATTTGATCTACAGGGACAGCAATAATGTTTTTACTACGCTCTTTTTTGCTAAAAAGCTCTTTTTCGGTAGAAGACATAGCGTCTTCAGCTTTAATAATCACACTACCTTTATTAGACACCGCATAGAAAATCGTTTTGCCATTGTATTTTTTCATTGCTTTTAAATTATCATAAGATAATACAGCATTAGGGATTCCTAAATTACGAGCTAAAAGTTGTACGTGAGACACTAAGTTGCCTTCAGAAACCGTTATTATTCCAGCAACTGGTTTTAAATCGTGAGGTGGTTTTTCAAAAATATAAATATTATTACTGATCACTTCAACGTCATCAGGATTGCCATCTACAACAACCAATTCTCCAAAGGCATATCCAGGATTTAATCCTCTTATAGCACTTTGGTTTTCTATAGACATAACGTTATTGTTAATCTTAGACGTTTTAGAAACAAAAGCCCCAAATTCGCTAACAGTTTCACCTAAACTTAAGGCAACGCTACTTCTAACGCGGTCGTCTATAAATCCATAAGATAAAGGCTCAAATGCTGTGTAATCGTCTACAATATCTTGATAATTTGCTTTAACCATTGCAGCACTCCATTCTACAACACTTCGGCTTGTGGTTAGCAATTGGTTTAAATCATTAATATTTAAATCATTATTTGCAATTTTACTATTAGTTGTTTGTTCTATAGCGTTGTATTCCCAGTCTTCAATTAAACCAGATCCCAAAGCAGCACAAGACAAAGCACTAATTTTATCTAGGCTCTCTCCAGGTGTTTTGGTTTGCCAATTTTGAGTTTCGGTAAGTAAAATATATTCTAATTGATTAGATAAATCCAACACTTTTAAACGGTCTTTACTGCTTTTGTAGCTTAAGATATTACTTCTAATTTCAACTAAAATAGTAGCGATTTCAGAAATAAAAGAAGCAGATGTTCTATCACTTTTATTAGCAGCAATAAAATCTTGAATTCTTTTAGTCGTAATATTATTACTTGGTAACGATTTTAATTCATTTTCCAATCTTGTAAAATCGATAGGAGAGTAGAATTTATACATGGTTGTCAATAAAGCATCAAAATCTTTCTTTAGTTTTTCTGGAATAGTTTTAGATTCCATAAAATCTTTAACAAGCTTAATATCTGTAACCTCAGGTTGTCCGTGTATTTTTATTCTAATATCCATAAATGGCTTGAAATCTTCAGATATGGTTTTACTCTGGCTTCTCATTAATTGCGCAATATTATCATCGCCATTATGCGGGATATCTTTTAAAGTCTGTCTTAAAAAATAGTAGTTTGCATCAATAAACTGCTCGTCTTTTAATAACCATTCAAAAAAGTCTTTTCCCCAAGCTTCTTCATCTTCACTTTGCAAAGCGCCTCTATAATATTGCGCTTTTTGTAATACCCAACCATCATCAACACTCGCTAGATATCTACCTAGTTGGTATTGTTTTAATCGGCTAAAATTATTCTTTCTATCTAAAAACTCATTTTGCTTTACTGCAGCAATAATTTCACCAAAGTAAAGGTTATTAGTTTTTCTTAAATTTATAGCAGATTCTTTAAAATTAGCATGTTGTATTCCTCCACCAATACTGTCTGGGCATGGATCTTTTGGTTCGCGTTCGGTACCATCTTCACAAAACCATTTGATACGATTAAAAGGACCTCGAGCATCTTTTTTATAAGCTTCAATTAAGTTTTTAATTTGTTTTGTATTAAGTTCTTGTGCTTCTGTTTTTAAGCTTAAAGCAATAAGAATTACTAGTAAAGGGATTATTTTTCTAAACATTGTTTTTATGATTAATCTACATGCAAAAATATCTTATTTATTAATGTGAATTTTTATTTATTTATTTATAAGCTATTTTTTTAGCATAAATACTCGATATTTTTGGTATTTAACTCATTTAAGAAAAATCATTAATTTAGGGAAACTTAATAGTTTACTTTTTTTGTGCTTACTTTATTCGAAGGACTAAGCTTTTTGCACAAAAAACAACCAATTATTTGAAAAATGATGAAACCTCTAGACTTTAGTAAAGAATACATATTAGAAAACGATAGTGTTAAATTAATACCTTTAAAACCTGAAGATTTTAATATTCTTTCAACCTTTTCTTTAAATGAGCCAACGTTGTGGGAATATTCTCTACAACCAGCAAATGGATTAGATAATTTAAAATCTTATTTAGACAAAGCATTGCAGGACAAAGCAGATAAAAAAGCGTATCCTTTTTTAGTATTCGATAAACGAACAAATGAGTATGCTGGAAGTACACGTTTTTATGATTATCAAGAACAATACAACACAATTCAGTTAGGTTATACTTGGTATGGGAAAGCATTTCAAGGTACAGGATTAAATAAAAATTGTAAGTTTTTAATGCTGTCTTTAGCTTTCGAAACACTTGGAGTTGAGCGTGTAGAATTTAGAGCAGACAATAATAATAAAAGAAGTATTGCAGCCATGAAAAGTTTAGGTTGTACTGTGGAAGGTATTTTAAGGCAAAATTGTGCCACACCAAATGGAGCAAGGCGAGACAGTATTATACTAAGTATTTTAAAAGACGAATGGTTTGATGGAATTAAAACTAATTTAGAATCACGATTATAAAATCAATAAAATCTTTTAGTTTATTAAACTGTAGTTATTTTTTTTTCTTTACTAGTTTAAAAATCCAGTAACCGATTATGATAGAAAATAAAATATATGCCATGCTTAGTTTTTTTTAAATTCAGAAATAAAAGATTTATTCAAAAATAGAAAAAAATAACACAAACCAAAAACTGTCGCTATCTTTGCAAAAAAACAAGTAATGTCAAACCAAAAGAAATCGCAAAAAGCAATTTTAGATAAATTGAATATTGAAGCGCTAAATCCTATGCAAGAGGAAGCGTATTTATCTATCTCATCTATTGCTAATACTGTTTTGTTATCGCCAACAGGAACAGGAAAAACACTTGCGTTTTTATTACCTACAATTAACGAGTTGTCTTCAAAATGCGAAAATGTACAGTTACTAATTTTAGTACCTTCTCGTGAACTAGCTATACAAATAGAGCAGGTGATAAGAGAAATAGGATCTGGTTTTAAAGCCAATGCTGTTTATGGAGGAAGACCTTTTACTAAAGATAAAATTGAACTTGCTCATGCGCCTGCAATTCTAATTGGGACACCTGGGCGTGTTGCAGATCATT includes these proteins:
- a CDS encoding NTP/NDP exchange transporter, with translation MSLLKNILNKTFGLRDGEIYISFLMQLYIFIIITVLLIVKPTVNALFVNKLGADSLPYGYLLVALVAVLTSIFYNRAVRAFSLLKVTIGSLVIFSLAFIALSIVLHYNVLEKGLLYFYYLSISLFAVIATSQFWILANMVFNAREAKRLFGFIGAGAIAGGVFGGYLTSVIVSSYGNKYAIFIAALLILCCIPIILKIWRLRIRKMTTYVRKQRKDNESTVQDSSFKLILKSKHLTYLALITGISVIVAKLVDFQFSDFANKAITDSDELASFFGFWFSTFNVIALVLQLFITNRFLSRLGVSSTLLILPLGIALGSLLFLTFPELWVLVIIKGIDGSFKQSLNKAAVELSIMPIPNNIKNQAKSFIDVAVDSVATGVAGFLLIFLIKKLDLSTSYITIIILFFVFIWILLIYRLREAYFDSFRTNIQKTLVVEAKAKKREKYETTLVAARRILNSGAEKEILSLLEQLNPYRLIPLKDSIISLLEHPADAVKTEAIKQLFQYDKGTAINKVEALVTKQNDDLVYTALNYIIHHSNINTNEFFNKYLNHETDYISNAALLCLAKEGVNNSKLSLKYNLHSRIAEHVRTLNTPEGFSRKEAVAKLLVTIAYSGIEKFYPFIIVHLNNRDQYIVKHAIKAAGITANERFVDELLNYLSIKEYRKNAVKALKNYGTGITKTILDLDKSENLADNIKQQLPKVISAFNSQNSVKILLRLLKSNDVVIRLESSKALLKLRQKNQALFYNKRIFKNVILRESRYYKNTIDAIASIQNTINHALLEPGNDNVTEVFIARQSLIDVLDDQLETSLTCIFKLLSLVYDEADIGVTYSGLFSEVKEARVNALEFLDNLLNSQLKSRVFPLIEHTVIEEDHFDSIILKINIIPEKAYLSMLIKRRGKRVKLEVLHLIKVLDNKKYVPIVMPLKKHRNKDVKFFVYATIDSLTDVRR
- a CDS encoding serine hydrolase, producing MKKIFYVSIGLCILLSFGFISYPIDGYERTGIKRLYQIHKMQIDSVPYNRIPFGAYKKLADIKLNLTSRTEDSIKELFVENKEFAERIKRLVPSGAYSLAVMDMTNANDLKYAAYRENVGYQPGSVGKIAVLNAVFTQMAKVCTDFDQRIMYLKDIKVSSRYWGTGDHHTVPIYDIEKDKLTKRQVVASDKFSLFEWLDHMVSVSNNGAASVMYREAMLMAAFGSDYVNLTEEQGENYFKDTPRDSLTNLANMVVNEPLRTLGITEDDWRLGGMFTRTADKYVGRKGGSIGTPKGLMKWFIKLEQGKIVDTNTSLEMKRLLYSTDRRIRYAKSNRLDSAAVYFKSGSYYKCDRKKDPNCKDYAGNVFNYMNSVIIVEHPNNGSKYIVCLMSNVLNKNSAGAHMYLASKIDDLIEKNNENSDAKLDENFKDKDDTGGN
- a CDS encoding PEP/pyruvate-binding domain-containing protein; translation: MFRKIIPLLVILIALSLKTEAQELNTKQIKNLIEAYKKDARGPFNRIKWFCEDGTEREPKDPCPDSIGGGIQHANFKESAINLRKTNNLYFGEIIAAVKQNEFLDRKNNFSRLKQYQLGRYLASVDDGWVLQKAQYYRGALQSEDEEAWGKDFFEWLLKDEQFIDANYYFLRQTLKDIPHNGDDNIAQLMRSQSKTISEDFKPFMDIRIKIHGQPEVTDIKLVKDFMESKTIPEKLKKDFDALLTTMYKFYSPIDFTRLENELKSLPSNNITTKRIQDFIAANKSDRTSASFISEIATILVEIRSNILSYKSSKDRLKVLDLSNQLEYILLTETQNWQTKTPGESLDKISALSCAALGSGLIEDWEYNAIEQTTNSKIANNDLNINDLNQLLTTSRSVVEWSAAMVKANYQDIVDDYTAFEPLSYGFIDDRVRSSVALSLGETVSEFGAFVSKTSKINNNVMSIENQSAIRGLNPGYAFGELVVVDGNPDDVEVISNNIYIFEKPPHDLKPVAGIITVSEGNLVSHVQLLARNLGIPNAVLSYDNLKAMKKYNGKTIFYAVSNKGSVIIKAEDAMSSTEKELFSKKERSKNIIAVPVDQIRLDVSKVLNMRDVDAKDSGKLCGPKAANLGELKQLFPEQVVEGIIIPFGIFRSHMNTQMPNQNKTYWEYLNATFTVANDMRNNKTDEASVEEFQLKNLKKLHDAIINMPLEVSFVTDMKVNFKSAFGNTIGNVPVFLRSDTNMEDLKEFTGAGLNLTLFNIKDEDAIVKGIKRVWASAYTERSFKWRQKYLSNPENVFPSILIIPSVDVDYSGVMITKGINSGNDNDLTVAFSRGAGGAVDGQSAETRLISSKTDELLAPARQNDYIRLPDYGGTKKYTTTFESPILNARNISDIRTLATEIRKKMVQHADTPNQAYDVEFGFKDDKLWLFQIRPFVENKQAKSSEYLSSISPKIEGVTLISLSEKL
- a CDS encoding GNAT family N-acetyltransferase, with product MKPLDFSKEYILENDSVKLIPLKPEDFNILSTFSLNEPTLWEYSLQPANGLDNLKSYLDKALQDKADKKAYPFLVFDKRTNEYAGSTRFYDYQEQYNTIQLGYTWYGKAFQGTGLNKNCKFLMLSLAFETLGVERVEFRADNNNKRSIAAMKSLGCTVEGILRQNCATPNGARRDSIILSILKDEWFDGIKTNLESRL